CCACCCAGACGGTTGTTCCAGATCAGCTTCGGATGCTCATTCAACAATTTCACAACTTCACCAGCAAGCTCCGGAGTCATGTCCTTGGTCGGCGTGTCAAACCACACGATCACCGGAAAGTCACCGTAATTCGTCAGCAGTTCCCGCATCTGCGGTATCGACTTCTTGCGCAGATACTCCGCATAATTTCCATCCTGTGCTGGATCCCAATGAAAGGTCGGCGGTTTATGATCGCCGGTCTTATAAGCAGCGCCACCAGGCGCCGTCCAATCCTGATCCTGCGAGTAATAGAAGCCAAGCTTCATATCCTGCTTGCGACACTCCGCAGCCAATTCCTTCATCGGATCGCGCTTGAACGGCGTAGCATCGACAATGTTGAAAGGATCGGCCTTCGACTCGAACATCGCAAACCCATCGTGATGCTTGGCCGTAATCACGATGTACTTCATCCCCGCCGACTTAGCCAGCCCCACAATTTCCTCGGCATTGAACTGGGTCGGGTTGAACTTGGGCGCTAGGGCCTTGTAGTCCGCAACGGGAATCGAGGCACGATTCATGATCCATTCGCCAATTCCCGGAACCTCCTTGCCATCCCAGCGGCCCGCAGGAATCGAATAGAGCCCCCAGTGAACGAACATGCCAAACCGCGCCTCACGAAACCACTGCAGGCGCGCATTTTTCTCCGCAGGCGTCTCCGTATCCTGAATGGAAGGTACCGGATGCTTCTTGCCAACCTTGTACTTTTCACCCTCAATCTGGGCCCAAGCCTGCGTAGCATCGCCAATCGCAAGGCCCGATGCAGCAATGACGCAGCCCTTTGAAAATGCTCTCCTCGATACCTTCATCATCCGTCTCCTTTTCCGATCTGTATGGCCACTCCTGGGCATGCCGCAGAACTTCGCCGCAATCGGATCCGCAAAAATGACTCGCCAAACACTCTATCATTAGTGATTAACAATATTCATATACGGAACATCTTCACAACCACAAATTATTTAACTAAGGAGAAGTTTCCTGGTTTCATATATGGTTGTGGTGCCTTATTCAGGGCATTTAACCTCCATCTGAAGGGATCTGCTTCCTATGCTCGGAACGCGACGTCTCTGCCGTATCCTCTGCCTATCCACCACTTTTCTGCTGCTCGGCAGCCAGCTCGCTATCTCCGCTGTCACTCCCGAGGACGATGTTGAGAAAGGCTCGTTGAACAAGCCGGAACGATTGGATTGGTTTCGCGATCAGGGCTTTGGCCTCTTCATTCACTGGAGCGTCGACAGCCAGCTTGGCGTAGTCATCAGCCATTCGCTCGTCGGTGCGTCGCCTGAATATACCGATCGCTTTTTCGGAGATCTGCCGAAATCCTTCGACCCGCACGAGTTTCATCCATTGGATTGGGCGCGGCTTGCGCACCTGGCGGGCATCCGATATGTGATGTTTACAACGAAGCATCACTCCGGTTTTGCGATGTTCGACACGGCAACGACTCCATTCGGCATCATGAATACGCCCTTTCATCGCGATATCACGAAAGAGGTTTTCGACGCCTTTCGCTCTGAGGGTATCGCCACAGGTGTTTATTATTCGCCGGATGATTTCTGGTGGCTGCATCAGCATGGCAAGACGATCCAGCGCTCTGTTCCCGGAGTGCAGCCGCGCAATAACCCCGGCCTGATGCAATACGACCAAACCCAGATCAACGAGCTTCTGACGCACTACGGCAAGATCGACGCACTCTTTTTGGATGGCGAAGCGGACGGACTTCGCGACCTCGCATGGAAGCTCAATCCCGACATCGTCGTCACACGCGGCGCAATCAAAACGCCCGAACTCACCATCCCCGGCATGCCGATACCCGGCGCCTGGGAAACCTGTATGACCATGGGCACAGCATGGCAGTACCAGCCACAAAACGAGCACTACAAGTCCGGTGGCGAACTGATTCGCATGCTCATTCAGACACGTGCCAAGGGCGGCAATTTCCTCCTCAATGTCGGCCCCAAACCGAATGGCGAACTGCCTATCGAAGAAGAAGAACGCCTGCGCGAAATCGCCCTTTGGATGTTTGTGAACTCGGATGCAATTTATAGTGTGCGCCCCTGGGTTATCACCAACGAAGGCGATACCTGGTTTACGAAAAAGAAAGACAGCAACACGCTGTACGCCATCGTCGAATCCGATACGCCGTGGCCGCGTGCCACCTGGAAGGACTTCACGCTGCATTCGGTTCATGCAACGGATAAAACGGAAGTAAGCATCCTTGGCCAGAGCGGTCAGATTGTCGAATACCACGCGGAGATCAAGCCTGAATCAAGCTGGCATCAGGAAAAAGATGGCCTCCACATCCGCGCGATGCAGGCACAACGATTGCAGGACAACTTCCGCTGGCCGAACCCGGTTGTGTTGAAGATCACAAATGTTGAACCGGCATTCGCTCCTCCGCATGTGCAGACCATCGGATCAATCGCAGAGCCTTCCGGTCAGCAGGAGACACTGCAAGGCAATGTTCTGGACATGGGCGACAGTTCCTCGCTTCAGGTTGGATTTGAATATCGTCCGATTCTCGGAGAGGACGTTAATTCGCGCTCCTCGCCGTGGATCGCCACGCCGATACAAACCATAATGAAACCCGGCCCGATCACCGCGCATATCGAAGGGCTCTCCCCAAAAACGACATACGAATTTCGCGCCGTTATCCACCATCCATTACTCGCACTCTATGGCTCCGAGATCTCCATGAAGCGTTAGCAGCAACATCCACTTACTCCGCGCGCAGCGCACTCAGAGGATCGACACTGGCTGCTCTGCGCGCCGGAATCAGGCTTGCCACCAGCGCTACAATCACCACCCCATACACTGCCATCGAATAGCTGAAAATGTCGTATGGCTTCACTCCATAGAGTGTAGAGGCAAGCGCTTGCGAAACCAGCCCTGCCAGCGGCACACCAATAGCAACTCCGATCGCCGTCATAACAAGGCTGTCCCGCAACACCATCCACACCACCTGCCCGCGTCGCGCGCCCAGTGCCATCCGTACACCAATCTCCGCCGTGCGATTGTTTACGCGATACGTCAGCGTCCCATAAAGCCCCGTCGCTACCAGCACCACGGCCAGTAACCCGAAGAAGCCCGCAAGCCGCGCAAACAACAGTTGCTGCGAAATCGTCGTCTCATACTGAGCCCGCTGCGTCATCGGCTCTATCAGCGGCAGTGTCGGATCTATCTGCTGTAGCACCTTCTGCGCACTCGGCAAAATTGCCAATGGATCGCCGTGAACGCGCATCTCGACATGCATCTTCATCGTGATTGGAATCTGCGCATACATGTACCACGCCATTGGAATCGGCTCTTCATCCACGCTTCTGTACTTGTGATCTTTTACCACTCCGACCACGGCCATCGTGTACTGGCCGTTGTCCGATCCGATCGTATGCCCCAATGGATTCTCGTTCGGAAAAAATCGTTTCGCAAATTGCTCATTGATGATTCCGACATGCGGCGAACTCGCTGTATCCGAATCCTTGAAGTCGCGGCCCATCAACACCGGCACACCCAGCGTATGAAAGAAGTCAGGCCCAATCACGTTGCTGCGCACTGTCCCCGAAGAACCGTTCGCTATCTCCGGCAACTTGCCATCCACCATCATCGCGCTATTGTCTGACGACCACGAACCCAGCCGCTCTTCCATGATCGAGACGGACTCCACACCAGGTAACATGCGCAACTTGCGCATCAATCCTTGATAAAACTGGATACCTTCTGCAACCGAATGCGACTGAGGATTTACCCCAAACACAACCAGCCCATCCGCAGGAAAACCCAGAGAAATATTCTGCAGATTCCTCAGCGTGCGAACCAGCAACCCTCCGCCCACCAGCAACACCACACACAAAGCCATCTGCAAAGTCACAATGACTTTGCCCGTCCGCGAATTCCTCGCATCCGTATTCGAAGTAGCCGAAGAAGTCTTCAGCACCAGCCCGGGCCCAGCCGAAAGCGCAATCCGCAACGGTGCCAATCCAAACAACAACGCAGCCAGCACAAGGATTCCCAGCGTAAACAGCAGCACAGTGTTATCCGCAGCCAGGCTGGTCTCAATCCGCGCCCATGACCCTAAAGCCTTCGTCGCAACAGCAGCAAACATCCATGCCAGCCCACCGCCAACGGCCACGAGCAGCAGGCTCTCCGTCAGTAACTGCCGAAACAACTCGTTTCGTCCCGCACCCAGCGCCAGCCGCAATGAAAACTCACGTTGCCGTGCAGCGTTGCGAGCCATCAACAACATCGCCACATTGCTTAACGCAATCAGCAGAACCAGCCCCACCATCGCCATCAACATGCGCAGCGGCTTGCCGTACTGCGCATCGTACCCAGGAAAACTCTTCGCATCCACGAAGCCCAACACCGGCTTCCTCTCACCCGGCTGAGGATTTCCAAGCCCGATATACGCCGCCGTTTGAAACTCCGATTGCAGCCGTGCAATTGCCTGCGTCTTCGTCACACCCGAAGCAACACGCGCAATCATCCGCATGCACCACCACGTTCCGTCATCTTGATATAACTTGCCGTCATCCGGCGGATTACCCCATGCATTCAACTCCACTCGATGTTGCAGAGGAATCCAGAAATCCGTCGAATGACCAGCCTCCGTACCCTCGAACCCCTCGGCAGCCACGCCTATAATCGACAGCGGAACCCCGCTTACATAAAACGTCTTCCCAATCACTTCCGGACTCCGCGAAAACCGCTGCGTCCAGTACTTGTAGCTGATCACCGCATACGGAGCATGCAGCCCTTCATCCTCCGCTGTAAAGCCGCGGCCTCGCGCCACTTCCACACCCAGCCCCGAGAAGAAGTTGCCGCTAACCATATCGCCTTCCGCTTCCTCGGGCGCTCCATCAAAACGCACAGCGACCTTGCCGGACGATAGCGGCACATAGGCCATGACATCTGCCAGGCCATCATGCTGCCTGCGCAGAGCATCGTAAACCGGATAGGAGAACGTCTCATTCGTATTGATCGTGCCCGTGTTAAGCGGAGGATTGGAAGTGCGGAGATACACCACGCGCTGCGGATCAGACACGGGCAATGACTTGAGCAACACCGCGTTCATCACGCTGAATACAGCAGTGTTTGCGCCAACTCCCAACGCCAGCGTAAGCACGCAAACCATCGTGAAACCGATAGATTTCCGCAATTGCCGAATCGAGTACCGCAGGTCATTTAGAAAATTGGCCATTCCGCACACCTCATAATCTCAAAGGGAAACCGAACCTCTTGCAGTTGCACCTGCGAAGCCAAACATCTAAGGCTCTATGTCCTTTATTTTCTGCCTTTATCTAAACCTGACTGTTTTTCACACTGTCCATAACCGGATTTATTCGTCCACTATAGGACAACCTGCGATAAGCTGGCGGCCCAATGGAAGAATGCAGATCCTCACAAAAGTTCCGCATTTTGGCCTACACTGCCTGCAATGAGAAATGTATCTCCTCTCCGTCGCCTATTGTTGGTCGCAGTTCTCTTCATCTCTGCTCCTATGCTGGCTGGCGCCGTCACGCCAGATGCTTTCATGCACTCCACCCAGATGATCCTAGTCACCACTCCCGACTGGAACACCGTCGAAGGGCGCCTGCAGCGATACGAGCGCACCACCACGCATGAGACCTGGCATGCCGTAGGCGAACCAATCTCCATCGTCGTCGGCAAAAACGGTCTCGGCTGGGGAATAGGCGTGACTGCAACAGATGCACCCATTCGAGCAGCTTCCGATCCGGTTAAAAAAGAAGGCGATGGCAAATCGCCCGCAGGCATTTTCTCCCTGGGCACTGCGTTTGGCTACTCATCTCAGCCTTTGCAGGCATTGAAAATGCCCTACCTGAATCTGACTCCATCCATCGAATGCGTGGACGACATCCACTCGAAGCACTATAACCGCATCGTCGATCGCTCTGCCGTTACTTCGGATTGGAACAGCTCCGAGCACATGCGCAACACCGGCGAATCCTACCGCTGGGGAATCGTAGTCAATCACAACGGCATCGATGCGGATGGCAACAC
This DNA window, taken from Acidicapsa ligni, encodes the following:
- a CDS encoding L,D-transpeptidase family protein; the encoded protein is MRNVSPLRRLLLVAVLFISAPMLAGAVTPDAFMHSTQMILVTTPDWNTVEGRLQRYERTTTHETWHAVGEPISIVVGKNGLGWGIGVTATDAPIRAASDPVKKEGDGKSPAGIFSLGTAFGYSSQPLQALKMPYLNLTPSIECVDDIHSKHYNRIVDRSAVTSDWNSSEHMRNTGESYRWGIVVNHNGIDADGNTNPPQPAGGSCIFLHIWHSHNEGTAGCTAMPQAQLETLLIWLDPTRKPLLVQLPESTYKQLTKRWSLPK
- a CDS encoding ABC transporter permease, translating into MANFLNDLRYSIRQLRKSIGFTMVCVLTLALGVGANTAVFSVMNAVLLKSLPVSDPQRVVYLRTSNPPLNTGTINTNETFSYPVYDALRRQHDGLADVMAYVPLSSGKVAVRFDGAPEEAEGDMVSGNFFSGLGVEVARGRGFTAEDEGLHAPYAVISYKYWTQRFSRSPEVIGKTFYVSGVPLSIIGVAAEGFEGTEAGHSTDFWIPLQHRVELNAWGNPPDDGKLYQDDGTWWCMRMIARVASGVTKTQAIARLQSEFQTAAYIGLGNPQPGERKPVLGFVDAKSFPGYDAQYGKPLRMLMAMVGLVLLIALSNVAMLLMARNAARQREFSLRLALGAGRNELFRQLLTESLLLVAVGGGLAWMFAAVATKALGSWARIETSLAADNTVLLFTLGILVLAALLFGLAPLRIALSAGPGLVLKTSSATSNTDARNSRTGKVIVTLQMALCVVLLVGGGLLVRTLRNLQNISLGFPADGLVVFGVNPQSHSVAEGIQFYQGLMRKLRMLPGVESVSIMEERLGSWSSDNSAMMVDGKLPEIANGSSGTVRSNVIGPDFFHTLGVPVLMGRDFKDSDTASSPHVGIINEQFAKRFFPNENPLGHTIGSDNGQYTMAVVGVVKDHKYRSVDEEPIPMAWYMYAQIPITMKMHVEMRVHGDPLAILPSAQKVLQQIDPTLPLIEPMTQRAQYETTISQQLLFARLAGFFGLLAVVLVATGLYGTLTYRVNNRTAEIGVRMALGARRGQVVWMVLRDSLVMTAIGVAIGVPLAGLVSQALASTLYGVKPYDIFSYSMAVYGVVIVALVASLIPARRAASVDPLSALRAE
- a CDS encoding alpha-L-fucosidase → MMKVSRRAFSKGCVIAASGLAIGDATQAWAQIEGEKYKVGKKHPVPSIQDTETPAEKNARLQWFREARFGMFVHWGLYSIPAGRWDGKEVPGIGEWIMNRASIPVADYKALAPKFNPTQFNAEEIVGLAKSAGMKYIVITAKHHDGFAMFESKADPFNIVDATPFKRDPMKELAAECRKQDMKLGFYYSQDQDWTAPGGAAYKTGDHKPPTFHWDPAQDGNYAEYLRKKSIPQMRELLTNYGDFPVIVWFDTPTKDMTPELAGEVVKLLNEHPKLIWNNRLGGDYSGDTETPEQYIPAQGYPGRDWESCMTMNDTWGYKQDDKNFKSTETLLRNLIDIASKGGNYLLNIGPMQTGEVPVEEVERLREVGKWLAVNGESIYATQPTLFGAEAGAFSATEKDKEGKPKFVPSWKWRSTTKSNEVYIHLFEWPGSTFHLDKMPRNVTGAYLLSDNAKTPLKVTKSGGGLDIALPGQMPDPIATVLVLTTA
- a CDS encoding alpha-L-fucosidase gives rise to the protein MLGTRRLCRILCLSTTFLLLGSQLAISAVTPEDDVEKGSLNKPERLDWFRDQGFGLFIHWSVDSQLGVVISHSLVGASPEYTDRFFGDLPKSFDPHEFHPLDWARLAHLAGIRYVMFTTKHHSGFAMFDTATTPFGIMNTPFHRDITKEVFDAFRSEGIATGVYYSPDDFWWLHQHGKTIQRSVPGVQPRNNPGLMQYDQTQINELLTHYGKIDALFLDGEADGLRDLAWKLNPDIVVTRGAIKTPELTIPGMPIPGAWETCMTMGTAWQYQPQNEHYKSGGELIRMLIQTRAKGGNFLLNVGPKPNGELPIEEEERLREIALWMFVNSDAIYSVRPWVITNEGDTWFTKKKDSNTLYAIVESDTPWPRATWKDFTLHSVHATDKTEVSILGQSGQIVEYHAEIKPESSWHQEKDGLHIRAMQAQRLQDNFRWPNPVVLKITNVEPAFAPPHVQTIGSIAEPSGQQETLQGNVLDMGDSSSLQVGFEYRPILGEDVNSRSSPWIATPIQTIMKPGPITAHIEGLSPKTTYEFRAVIHHPLLALYGSEISMKR